The following are from one region of the Oscarella lobularis chromosome 3, ooOscLobu1.1, whole genome shotgun sequence genome:
- the LOC136184852 gene encoding lactadherin-like — translation MLGHPTDMLLVVATVLVMSVNGEQVEPLYEVSEFLCDAPLGLSTGFIGDSQLSASSSYNSGSDVRNIRLTTTPRPYAAWCAAHSNVHQHVQVDFGKITRVTGVATQGRGDNYQQWVTAYKIMYSNDKHVWKYYRKNNENRVFSANTEQFSVVRNNFAQSISTRYIRINPISWHGWISMRAEFFGCHKACESPLGMTTGAIATSGLESSSNYNDQHHQKFSRLNSINLGPNSLAWCAAQNDQNQFLQIDIGYVTTVTAVATQGRSKDNKNCCDQWVTSYRVQYSKDGYLWNYYKVHGNIKIFSGNSDNNGVVRNYFSAGAVSARYIRIRPRTVHGHTSMRAEVYGCPKKCDLPLGMTTGAIANHQVRSSSDYDHAHSPKFARLTTTTLVGASAWCSRILDTNQWLQINLGKVRRVTAVATQGRSDADQWITSYYVEHSKNGDDWKRYEDNSGNAKLFIGNSDRESVVKNALGQEGVDAQYIRFQPRSWYEHISMRVELFGCSD, via the exons ATGTTGGGACATCCCACCGACATGCTGCTCGTTGTCGCTACAGTTCTCGTCATGTCTGTCAACGGagaa CAAGTTGAACCTCTTTATGAAGTAAGCGAATTTCTTTGCGATGCTCCTCTTGGACTATCAACCGGTTTCATTGGCGATTCTCAACTTTCGGCGTCATCTAGCTACAACAGCGGCTCCGACGTACGCAATATTCGACTAACCACAACCCCGAGGCCCTATGCGGCATGGTGTGCTGCTCATAGCAACGTTCACCAGCACGTTCAAGTTGATTTTGGTAAAATCACTCGCGTTACCGGGGTCGCTACTCAGGGAAGAGGAGATAATTACCAGCAATGGGTCACGGCGTACAAAATTATGTATAGCAACGACAAACACGTCTGGAAATACTatagaaaaaacaacgagAACAGG GTGTTCTCAGCAAATACAGAACAATTCAGTGTTGTTCGTAATAACTTTGCGCAATCTATTTCAACTCGATACATTCGTATCAATCCTATTTCCTGGCACGGTTGGATCTCTATGAGAGCTGAATTCTTCGGATGTCACAAAG CGTGTGAAAGTCCGCTTGGTATGACAACGGGTGCTATTGCTACATCCGGTCTTGAAAGTTCATCCAACTACAATGATCAACATCACCAGaagttttctcgcctaaatTCAATCAATCTTGGGCCAAACTCACTTGCATGGTGCGCAGCTCAGAATGACCAGAACCAATTTCTACAAATTGACATCGGGTACGTGACCACAGTCACAGCCGTTGCCACCCAAGGCCGCTCAAAAGATAATAAGAATTGCTGCGATCAATGGGTGACATCATATCGCGTTCAGTACAGTAAAGACGGCTATTTGTGGAACTATTACAAAGTTCATGGAAATATTAAG aTCTTTTCCGGAAATTCTGACAATAACGGAGTCGTTAGAAACTATTTCTCGGCCGGTGCTGTATCAGCAAGATACATACGTATTCGGCCTAGAACAGTGCATGGCCACACAAGCATGAGAGCAGAAGTTTATGGCTGCCCAAAGA AGTGTGATCTTCCACTGGGCATGACTACTGGAGCAATAGCTAATCACCAAGTACGCTCATCCAGTGATTACGATCATGCTCACAGCCCAAAATTTGCCCGATTGACAACAACAACTTTAGTTGGAGCATCAGCTTGGTGTTCAAGGATATTGGACACCAACCAGTGGTTGCAAATTAACTTGGGCAAAGTTCGACGCGTCACTGCCGTTGCAACTCAGGGCCGTTCCGATGCTGATCAATGGATAACTTCATACTACGTCGAACACAGCAAAAATGGTGATGACTGGAAAAGGTACGAAGACAACAGTGGCAATGCCAAG CTCTTCATTGGCAATTCCGATCGAGAATCCGTTGTGAAGAACGCTCTTGGACAGGAAGGAGTCGATGCTCAGTACATTCGATTTCAACCGAGAAGCTGGTACGAGCACATTTCCATGCGGGTCGAGCTGTTCGGCTGCTCTgactga
- the LOC136184843 gene encoding golgin subfamily A member 4-like: MTQESKISYQTEVTVSLQSGLLVLCLGSALSQRRPSEMRDVVLAHDLAVVSHMESTWRHESQVVWLQLIRMALERLIATGKLTEEKAQEILSDYDQVLEDAEKASEEKQIEAVEQLQSSGLSGDAMERGLERAYLEHLHRVDAAREDALDTHIVTPLKGIVSANEVELICGELIGHVAKLETDIGDRIKLELNLLYEWLTERQLKIELHVLFDEQETADVEKRLEEFNKTVNRLISESKLGSEHKLKLLSELEESLKEALVGHQNTVFVEQNRMKDALILDREAVVKELEETHEAEAEDKVEDWCQAVSGRDMTIENFIKAYDQLIVKQTSAWFALHRDKDKSEKEKMLELRRALRRRFYEILSAKEEAAFQALAIAAGMSKKNHKNLLDAYRKNVDVFQGALAKDFAAKESEAAERIRAQHDEWNDLRVQLEKERWQLITLQQKSVHQVINLQIGMSSEVRDKLLHEHKFYTVRLASQLELSKLRQHKRLNQRLAQKKSRLVLLQLKHDEERKRPGNESTEIQAMLAKAQKDEYEDAKVQVEKEIEIANEELITTITEQAEEALKAQDKRLGILMGRLQVNRARKVSAAVQEEAVLERLQRRVLDSVAIPEEASQEIFGQHQRDVERIVRSRQESRDHQLMVMTEKLQSKKLRKKSRKVDGPNVRVGGERTTVMLTEILEDEDEQQAVARMEAKLKQELARKTAELNSEMESQLQQDINEIEKSFITHVAVEGKMTEAELDALVKKCYQAGGSASVSARTLSADLKERSRRLSTAREGPTTTTYV; this comes from the exons ATGACTCAAGAGAGCAAGATTTCGTATCAGACAGAGGTTACGGTGAGCCTGCAGTCCGGTCTGCTGGTGCTGTGTCTCGGCAGCGCTTTGAGTCAGAGACGACC ATCGGAGAtgcgcgacgtcgtgctCGCTCACGATTTGGCTGTCGTCTCGCACATGGAATCCACGTGGCGACACGAGAGTCAGGTCGTGTGGCTGCAGTTGATTCGCATGGCGCTGGAGCGGCTGATTGCGACGGGTAAACTGACCGAAGAAAAAGCCCAGGAGATCTTATCCGACTACGACCAA gtaCTCGAGGACGCTGAGAAGGCGAGCGAAGAAAAACAGATAGAAGCGGTTGAACAG CTCCAAAGCAGTGGCTTGAGCGGAGATGCTATGGAGAGAGGCCTGGAAAGAGCCTATCTAGAGCACTTACATAGAGTG GACGCGGCTCGGGAGGATGCTTTGGACACTCACATAGTGACTCCTTTGAAGGGAATTGTGTCTGCTAATGAG GTTGAGTTGATTTGTGGTGAATTGATTGGCCACGTGGCCAAACTTGAAACCGATATCGGCGATCGCATCAAACTGGAACTTAAC TTACTATATGAGTGGTTGACCGAACGTCAGTTGAAAATCGAGCTTCACGTTCTCTTTGATGAGCAG GAAACAGCAGACGTAGAGAAACGACTAGAGGAGTTCAATAAAACGGTCAATAGGCTGATCAGCGAATCAAAACTAGGCAGCGAACACAAACTGAA GTTGCTTAGTGAGCTCGAAGAGTCGTTGAAGGAAGCATTAGTTGGTCACCAGAATA CTGTCTTCGTGGAGCAGAATCGGATGAAAGACGCGCTGATTCTCGATCGAGAGGCAGTGGTCAAGGAGCTCGAGGAAACGCATgaagcggaagcggaagACAAAGTCGAGGAC TGGTGTCAGGCTGTGTCTGGCAGAGATATGACGATCGAAAATTTTATCAAGGCCTATGATCAATTGATTGTTAAACAGACATCCGCTTGGTTTGCACTGCACAGGGACAAGGAcaaaagcgagaaagaaaagatgcTCGAGCTTAGAAGA GCACTGAGACGACGATTCTACGAGATATTGAGCGCTAAAGAGGAAGCAGCGTTTCAGGCTTTGGCAATCGCGGCGGGAATGTCCAAAAAGAACCACAAGAATCTTCTTGACGCCTATAGAAAGAACGTCGATGTTTTTCAAG GTGCACTGGCGAAAGACTTTGCTGCAAAGGAGTCTGAAGCAGCTGAACGCATCAGGGCTCAACATGAC GAGTGGAACGATCTGAGAGTGCAACTGGAAAAGGAGAGATGGCAACTGATAACGCTGCAACAGAAGTCGGTGCATCAAGTCATCAATCTGCAAATAGGAATGAGCTCAGA AGTGCGAGATAAATTGCTACACGAGCATAAGTTTTACACCGTCAGACTGGCCAGTCAGTTGGAACTAAGTAAGCTTCGTCAGCACAAAAG ACTGAATCAGAGGCTGGCTCAGAAGAAATCGAGACTCGTTCTTTTGCAGTTGAAACACGACGAAGAGCGAAAGCGCCCGGGGAACGAGTCGACGGAAATTCAAGCCATGCTCGCCAAAGCCCAG AAAGACGAATACGAAGATGCTAAAGTGCAAGTGGAGAAAGAGATAGAAATAGCAAACGAAGAACTAATCAC TACAATTACCGAGCAGGCTGAAGAGGCACTGAAAGCGCAGGATAAAAGACTTGGCATCCTCATGGGTCGACTGCAG GTTAACCGAGCTCGAAAAGTATCAGCGGCTGTCCAAGAGGAAGCCGTGCTCGAACGATTGCAG AGGAGAGTTCTTGATAGCGTAGCTATACCGGAAGAAGCTTCTCAGGAAATATTCGGACAGCATCAAAGAGACGTCGAACGGATCGTCCGTTCTCGTCAGGA GTCCAGGGATCATCAGCTCATGGTGATGACCGAGAAGCTGCAGTCAAAGAAACTGCGCAAGAAATC GAGGAAGGTGGATGGACCGAACGTTAGAGTAGGTGGTGAAAG GACTACTGTTATGCTGACTGAAATtcttgaagacgaagacgagcagCAGGCTGTTGCC CGCATGGAAGCAAAATTGAAGCAGGAGTTGGCACGCAAGACGGCTGAGCTCAATTCTGAGATGGAAAGTCAGCTGCAGCAGGATATCAATGAGATTGAGAAAAGTTTCATCACGCATGTCGCCGTCGAGGGAAAGATGACCGAAGCGGAGTTGGATGCTTTGGTGAAGAAGTGCTACCAGG CTGGTGGATCTGCTTCAGTCAGTGCTCGAACTTTGAGTGCAGATCTGAAGGAAAGGTCCAGGCGGCTTTCAACAGCGCGTGAAGGTCCTACTACTACTACCTACGTTTAG
- the LOC136184841 gene encoding phospholipase DDHD2-like produces MSNESKGTPKPFRSDLFSSTPSSLSGLNLGSDSKSFLGGPIPFIVPQQGGASASSAKKDENAPTEPFGSTSPSPPSPIGRPASASLTQVDLSDDAPPGKEESPQHVGGGGGAAATQHHHPVFGAAAPVATSAELDLAGSRHVPVQQLLPRQHSSPPSIAVTSLQPQGGSPLPPPSSGPYNPYRANPLQHQHQQRPPAPVQYPAQQFVPVAEPYPSQVAPLATAVPHQHQHHDHHHDHHHGEECHHDHDHGHHEHHHEHHQHQHQHQHQQHGPPPPPVGLPSVSLHYHWFYLSPKGYWTPFSLTDSNSLEMVHASGDDIVVPTDGGRYDVHVKRRRRIATYWSETETEVRRTTWFYKGEEDRYYVPYPEATADKLEAEYQSSIQSRVWNKWVDVGEGSTVAFHNPSVIVEHLAPVEASSQLSMGGERQPTRTRIVKRGFDEADQMDQGEFPVIEHLVFVVHGLAPAADDRHQSVLDTVDDFRLVAESLLHAHQLPSRSPGGRVEFLPVLWHSVLSDDPRIVNDRLRTVNLASISRLRDFNNHSLMDLLFYTSPVYCEKIVNFVASEMNRILALFMTRNPGFSGTVSVMGHSLGSCILFDVLSHQKLPGEATAPSQVESEEASPDTVVDESEPTSLPSLNEGLEQLGLTDLLSKFEAEQVDMDSLMMCTGDDLKEMGIPMGPRKKLLGFIKEQLTVKEEIVRKKAEAKERAEAQAKREREEEARRLAAEQADNPIRDFKCRSAGVGIGEILFDCPQLDFSPAHLFACGSPVGFFLAIRSDDGVLGTSYRLPSCPSVFNVFHPYDPLAYRLEPLIESSIVHKPVLMPHHKGRKRFHLELKENLGRMGANLKRQIIQGVRQTWQTLNEFARSHYSGAPTESATDEDVASDRAESIIEDTSAVVEDVSMGNLNGGRRVDYVLQEKAIESLNEYLFAFSSHFSYWQSEDTALMILKEIYGADSSTSTLSSHMPSEP; encoded by the exons ATGTCGAACGAAAGTAAAGGAACTCCCAAGCCGTTTCGCTCCGATCTCTTCagctcgacgccgtcttcaCTCTCGGGACTGAACCTAGGAAGCGATTCGAAGAGCTTTCTCGGCGGCCCCATCCCGTTCATCGTGCCACAACAAGGAGGAGCCAGCGCATCTTCggcgaaaaaagacgaaaacgcaCCGACAGAGCCATTCGGCAgtacgtcgccgtcgccgccgtcaccgaTCGGGCGTCCAGCGTCAGCCTCTCTAACCCAAGTCGATCTATCAGACGATGCACCTCcgggaaaagaagagagtcCACAACACGtagggggaggaggaggggcaGCAGCGACTCAACACCATCATCCCGTGTTTGGAGCAGCAGCGCCCGTCGCCACGTCGGCGGAACTGGATCTTGCGGGAAGTCGTCACGTG CCTGTTCAGCAGCTGCTACCGCGGCAACATTCTTCTCCACCATCTAttgctgtgacgtcacttcaaCCGCAGGGAGGTTCACCCTTGCCACCTCCGTCATCGGGTCCATATAATCCATATAGAGCCAATCCGTTgcagcatcagcatcagcaACGACCTCCTGCTCCAGTTCAGTATCCCGCTCAGCAGTTCGTACCCGTTGCCGAACCGTATCCGTCTCAAGTGGCACCTCTTGCAACGGCAGTACCCCATCAACATCAGCATCATGATCATCATCATGATCACCATCATGGAGAAGAGTGCCACCATGATCATGATCACGGTCATCACGAACATCATCACGAACATcatcagcatcagcatcagcatcagcatcagcagcatgggcctcctcctcctcctgttgGCCTTCCCTCGGTCTCGCTTCATTATCACTGGTTCTATCTGAGTCCAAAGGGATACTGGACTCCGTTCTCTCTCACCGATTCGAACAGTCTCGAAATGGTGCACgccagcggcgacgacatcgtcgttCCGACGGACGGCGGTCGCTACGACGTCCACGtcaagcgacgacgccgaattgCCACCTATTGGAGTGAAACGGAAACGGAAGTGCGACGAACGACTTGGTTCTACAAAGGAGAAGAGGACAGATATTACGTTCCGTATCCAGAGGCAACAGCAGATAAATTGGAG GCTGAGTATCAGTCCTCTATTCAGTCTCGCGTTTGGAATAAGTGGGTCGACGTTGGCGAAGGCAGCACGGTGGCCTTTCATAATCCGTCCGTAATTGTTGAGCACTTGGCTCCAGTCGAGGCGTCTTCTCAGCTGAGCATGGGCGGCGAACGGCAGCCGACTCGCACGCGCATCGTCAAGCGCGGTTTCGACGAAGCAGATCAAATGGATCAAG GTGAATTTCCCGTCATTGAGCATTTGGTTTTTGTTGTCCACGGATTGGCTCCCGCTGCCGACGATCGACATCAATCGGTTCTTGATACAG ttgacgattttcgtctcgttgcCGAATCCCTTCTGCACGCTCACCAATTGCCAAGTCGATCTCCGGGCGGTCGCGTGGAGTTCTTGCCCGTCCTCTGGCACTCCGTTCTCAGCGACGATCCGCGTATTGTCAACGA TCGATTGAGAACTGTTAATTTAGCAAGCATCAGTCGCCTGCGAGATTTCAACAATCATTCCTTGATGGATCTTCTTTTCTACACTAGTCCAGTCTATTGCGAG AAAATCGTCAATTTTGTGGCTAGTGAAATGAATCGTATACTCGCTCTTTTCATGACGAGAAATCCTGGATTTAGCGGGACCGTGTCGGTCATGGGACATAGCCTCG GATCGTGCATACTTTTCGACGTCCTATCACATCAG aAATTGCCAGGCGAAGCTACCGCGCCTTCTCAAGTTGAATCAGAAGAAGC AAGTCCCGATACTGtggtcgacgagagcgaacCGACGTCGCTTCCCAGCCTCAACGAGGGATTGGAACAGCTCGGCTTGACCGACTTACTATCGAAATTTGAAGCGGAGCAAGTAGACATGGATTCTCTG ATGATGTGCACTGGggacgatttgaaagagaTGGGAATTCCTATGGGACCCCGAAAGAAGCTGCTCGGCTTCATCAAAGAGCAATTGACAGTAAAAGAG GAGATTGTTCGCAAGAAAGCGGAGGCGAAAGAAAGAGCCGAAGCTCAGGCGAAACGGGAGCGCGAGGAAGAGGCTCGGCGTTTAGCAGCCGAACAAG CCGATAATCCGATACGAGATTTCAAATGTCGCTCGGCTGGAGTCGGCATCGGCGAGATACTATTTGATTGTCCCCAGTTGGACTTTTCTCCGGCTCATCTTTTCGCGTGCGGATCGCCGGTCGGCTTTTTCTTGGCGATACG aagcgacgacggagTGCTTGGAACGAGCTATCGACTTCCGTCCTGTCCGTCCGTCTTCAACGTATTTCATCCG TATGATCCCTTGGCCTATCGGCTTGAGCCGTTGATCGAGTCGTCGATTGTTCACAAACCCGTTCTCATGCCTCATCACAAAGGTCGAAAGCGATTTCACTTAG AACTGAAAGAGAATCTCGGTCGAATGGGTGCCAATCTGAAGCGGCAAATCATTCAGGGCGTTCGCCAGACGTGGCAGACGTTGAATGAATTCGCTCGCAGTCACTACTCCGGCGCTCCGACGGAATCCGCgacagacgaagacgtgGCTAGCGACAGAGCCGAATCAATAATCGAAGACACATCAG CCGTCGTTGAGGACGTTTCTATGGGAAACCTAAACGGCggtcgacgagtcgattaCGTATTACAGGAGAAGGCCATAGAAAGCTTGAACGAGTATCTGTTCGCCTTTTCAAGTCATTTTTCCTATTG gcaaTCCGAAGATACGGCTCTGATGATCTTGAAGGAGATCTACGGAgcggattcgtcgacgtcgacctTATCTTCCCATATGCCTTCCGAGCCGTAG
- the LOC136184857 gene encoding EGF-like repeat and discoidin I-like domain-containing protein 3 isoform X2, with translation MFGLPTDMLLVVATVLVVSVNGNTIRAKPPLRKVIDTGVFSANELLCDAPLGLSTGFIGDSQLSASSSYDSNHDIRNIRLTTTQRPVAAWCAGRNDVHQHVQVDFGKVTRVTGVATQGRGDYPNWVTAYKIMYSNDKRVWKYYRENNEDKEFSANAEQFSVVRNNFAQAVSTRYIRIKPVSWHSHISMRAEFFGCHKACESPLGMTTGAIATSGLESSSSYDDQYHQKFSRLNSINLGPNSLAWCAAQNDQNQFLQIDIGYVTTVTAVATQVFNTAKTAICGTTTKFMETLRPSPEILTMMELLETISRTVLYQQDTFALGLEQCMATQA, from the exons ATGTTTGGACTTCCCACCGACATGCTGCTCGTTGTCGCTACAGTTCTCGTCGTATCTGTCAACGGAAAC ACAATACGAGCTAAACCTCCTCTTCGTAAAGTAATCGATACTGGCGTTTTCTCCGCAAACGAACTTCTTTGCGATGCTCCTCTTGGACTATCAACCGGTTTCATTGGCGATTCTCAGCTTTCGGCGTCATCTAGCTACGACAGCAACCACGACATACGCAATATTCGACTAACCACAACTCAGAGACCCGTTGCGGCATGGTGTGCTGGTCGTAACGACGTTCACCAGCACGTTCAAGTTGATTTTGGTAAAGTCACCCGCGTTACCGGGGTTGCTACTCAGGGAAGAGGAGATTACCCAAATTGGGTCACGGCGTACAAAATTATGTATAGCAACGACAAACGCGTCTGGAAATACTACAGAGAAAACAACGAGGACAAG GAGTTCTCAGCAAATGCAGAACAATTCAGTGTTGTTCGTAATAACTTCGCTCAAGCTGTTTCAACTCGATACATTCGAATCAAACCAGTTTCCTGGCACAGTCATATATCTATGAGAGCCGAATTCTTCGGATGTCACAAAG CGTGTGAAAGTCCGCTTGGTATGACAACGGGTGCTATTGCTACATCTGGTCTTGAAAGTTCATCCAGCTACGATGACCAATATCACCAGaagttttctcgcctaaatTCAATCAATCTTGGGCCAAACTCACTTGCCTGGTGCGCAGCTCAGAATGACCAGAACCAATTTCTACAAATTGACATTGGGTACGTGACCACAGTCACAGCCGTTGCCACCCAAG TGTTCAATACAGCAAAGACGGCTATTTGTGGAACTACTACGAAGTTCATGGAAACATTAAG ACCTTCTCCGGAAATTCTGACAATGATGGAGTTGTTAGAAACTATTTCTCGGACGGTGCTGTATCAGCAAGATACATTCGCATTAGGCCTAGAACAGTGCATGGCCACACAAGCATGA
- the LOC136184857 gene encoding lactadherin-like isoform X1, producing MFGLPTDMLLVVATVLVVSVNGNTIRAKPPLRKVIDTGVFSANELLCDAPLGLSTGFIGDSQLSASSSYDSNHDIRNIRLTTTQRPVAAWCAGRNDVHQHVQVDFGKVTRVTGVATQGRGDYPNWVTAYKIMYSNDKRVWKYYRENNEDKEFSANAEQFSVVRNNFAQAVSTRYIRIKPVSWHSHISMRAEFFGCHKACESPLGMTTGAIATSGLESSSSYDDQYHQKFSRLNSINLGPNSLAWCAAQNDQNQFLQIDIGYVTTVTAVATQGRSKDINNCCDQWVTSYSVQYSKDGYLWNYYEVHGNIKTFSGNSDNDGVVRNYFSDGAVSARYIRIRPRTVHGHTSMRAEVYGCPKKCDLPLGMTTGAIANHQVRSSSDYDHAHSTKFARLTTTTLVGASAWCAKRLDTNQWLQINLGKV from the exons ATGTTTGGACTTCCCACCGACATGCTGCTCGTTGTCGCTACAGTTCTCGTCGTATCTGTCAACGGAAAC ACAATACGAGCTAAACCTCCTCTTCGTAAAGTAATCGATACTGGCGTTTTCTCCGCAAACGAACTTCTTTGCGATGCTCCTCTTGGACTATCAACCGGTTTCATTGGCGATTCTCAGCTTTCGGCGTCATCTAGCTACGACAGCAACCACGACATACGCAATATTCGACTAACCACAACTCAGAGACCCGTTGCGGCATGGTGTGCTGGTCGTAACGACGTTCACCAGCACGTTCAAGTTGATTTTGGTAAAGTCACCCGCGTTACCGGGGTTGCTACTCAGGGAAGAGGAGATTACCCAAATTGGGTCACGGCGTACAAAATTATGTATAGCAACGACAAACGCGTCTGGAAATACTACAGAGAAAACAACGAGGACAAG GAGTTCTCAGCAAATGCAGAACAATTCAGTGTTGTTCGTAATAACTTCGCTCAAGCTGTTTCAACTCGATACATTCGAATCAAACCAGTTTCCTGGCACAGTCATATATCTATGAGAGCCGAATTCTTCGGATGTCACAAAG CGTGTGAAAGTCCGCTTGGTATGACAACGGGTGCTATTGCTACATCTGGTCTTGAAAGTTCATCCAGCTACGATGACCAATATCACCAGaagttttctcgcctaaatTCAATCAATCTTGGGCCAAACTCACTTGCCTGGTGCGCAGCTCAGAATGACCAGAACCAATTTCTACAAATTGACATTGGGTACGTGACCACAGTCACAGCCGTTGCCACCCAAGGTCGCTCAAAAGATATTAACAATTGCTGTGATCAATGGGTGACATCATACAGTGTTCAATACAGCAAAGACGGCTATTTGTGGAACTACTACGAAGTTCATGGAAACATTAAG ACCTTCTCCGGAAATTCTGACAATGATGGAGTTGTTAGAAACTATTTCTCGGACGGTGCTGTATCAGCAAGATACATTCGCATTAGGCCTAGAACAGTGCATGGCCACACAAGCATGAGAGCAGAAGTTTATGGCTGCCCAAAGA AGTGTGATCTTCCACTGGGCATGACTACTGGAGCAATAGCTAATCACCAAGTACGCTCATCCAGTGATTACGATCATGCTCATAGCACAAAATTTGCCCGATTGACAACAACAACTTTAGTTGGAGCATCAGCTTGGTGTGCAAAGAGATTGGACACCAACCAGTGGCTGCAAATTAACTTGGGCAAAGTTTGA